A genomic stretch from Petrimonas mucosa includes:
- a CDS encoding GntR family transcriptional regulator: protein MIDKESSIPLHKQAEFYLRRLIEMDKYKNGKMIPNEIELSRQMNISRNTLRQAINKLVHEGLLIRKRGIGTYVAMGKFSSEATNWLSFSQEMRLLGIEVENFELHIYRQRPTNEAKLFFNINDDETKVLRIERLRGKVDFPFVYFASEFNPEIPLTGNENFNLPLYDILRDEFNIIVKSSREEISAVPAGHFLAEKLDMELGEPVLVRKRLVSDIEGRPVEYNIGWYRGDSFTYKIECNRKEDYQSP from the coding sequence ATGATTGACAAGGAGAGCAGCATCCCGCTTCACAAACAAGCTGAATTCTACTTGCGCCGGCTGATCGAGATGGACAAGTACAAGAACGGAAAGATGATTCCCAACGAGATTGAATTGTCCAGACAAATGAACATATCGCGAAATACACTTCGACAGGCAATCAACAAGCTTGTACACGAAGGGCTGTTGATCCGCAAGCGGGGGATAGGCACATATGTCGCCATGGGCAAGTTTTCGAGCGAGGCGACCAACTGGTTAAGCTTCTCTCAAGAGATGAGGCTGTTGGGAATAGAGGTTGAGAACTTCGAACTGCATATCTACCGCCAACGTCCCACAAACGAAGCCAAACTCTTTTTCAACATCAACGACGATGAGACAAAAGTGCTTCGGATCGAGCGGCTGAGGGGCAAGGTCGATTTTCCCTTTGTCTATTTCGCATCGGAGTTTAATCCCGAGATTCCCCTTACCGGCAATGAGAACTTCAACCTTCCTCTCTACGATATCTTGCGGGATGAATTCAACATCATCGTAAAGAGTTCGCGCGAGGAGATCAGTGCCGTCCCGGCCGGCCATTTCCTGGCAGAGAAGCTGGATATGGAATTGGGTGAGCCGGTCCTCGTAAGGAAAAGGCTGGTGAGTGACATCGAGGGGAGACCGGTGGAGTACAATATCGGTTGGTACCGGGGTGACTCATTTACCTACAAGATTGAATGTAACCGGAAAGAGGATTATCAATCGCCCTAA